DNA from Pelagibacterium nitratireducens:
TGGTCTGATAGAGGCGCGGCTTTTCGGGCACGTACTCGGTGCCGAATTCCTTGCCGATCACCCGGCGCGCAGCTTCGATGGCCTCGGGCGCCATCTGCACCGCGTCGGTGCGCATATAGGTGATCAGCCCGTCCTCATAGAGGCGCTGGGCAATCTGCATGGTGCGCGAAGGCGACAGCGACAGCCGCGAGGAGGCGTCCTGCTGCAGCGTGGATGTTGTGAACGGCGCGTACGGATTGCGCTTGGTCGGCTTCTTGTCGACGCTGGCGACCTTGAAATTGCCCTTCTCGATTGCGGCTTTGAGGCCTTCGGCATCCTCGCCGGTCTTGACGGCCAGCTTGTCGGTCTTGTCGCCATCGACCGAATACAGCCGCGTCGCAAAGCTCTTGCCGGACTGGTTGAGAGTCGGAATGACGCTCCAGTATTCCTGGGGCTTGAAGCGCTCGATCTCTTCCTCGCGCTCGGTGACCAGTCGCAGCGCGACCGATTGCACGCGACCTGCCGAGCGTGAGCCGGGCAGCTTGCGCCACAGGATTGGCGAGAGCGTGAACCCCACCAGATAATCAAGCGCCCGGCGCGCCAGATAGGCATCGACCAGCGGCGCATCGATATCGCGCGGATGCTGCATGGCGGTGGTCACGGCATCCTTGGTGATGGCGTTGAACACCACGCGCTTGACCGGCATGTCGGCCTTGATGGCCTTTTTCGCCTTGAGCGCATCGAGCAGGTGCCAGGAAATGGCTTCGCCTTCACGATCCGGGTCAGTTGCCAGAATCAACTCGTCGGCGCCCTTGAGGGCGCGGGTGATGTCGGCAAGGCGTTTTTTGGAGTTGGAATCGACTTCCCAACTCATGGCGAAATCGTCGTCGGGCCGCACCGATCCGTCCTTGGCGGGCAGGTCGCGCACATGGCCAAAGCTGGCCAGAACCTCGAAGTCCTTGCCCAGATATTTGTTGATGGTCTTTGCCTTGGCCGGGCTTTCGACGATGACGACTTTCATGCCTGTGACGGCTCCGCGAATAAGAGAGAATTGCCTTGAAGGGATGGAGATAGGGCGGAAGACACCCGCCCACAAGGTCCGCGCAAAATGGTGAAAGCGTTCGCTTCTGTCAATTGCGCGCGGTTATTGCAGCTTTTCGGCCGCCGCCTGGGATGCCTTCCGACGCTTTTCGATGAAGGGGCGTATTGCCTCCATCGCCTGCGTAAGGTCGGTCTCTGACGCCGTCCTTGGCGATCCGCCTGTGAACGGCGGCTGCGGATCGTATTCCATCCCCAACTGCGTCATTCTCGCACGCTCTTGGCCGAATAGTTGTGCGCTCAGGCTCAGCGCAAAGTCGATTCCCGACGTCACGCCGGCACCTGTTATCACATCGCCGTCGATCACGACGCGTTCGGCGACTGGCGTAACCCCGAACAGCGCGAGCTGGTCCAGTGACGTCCAGTGGCATGTTGCCCTGCGGCCCTTGAGCAGGCCCGCTGCAGCAAGGACCAGCGAGCCGGTACACACAGAAGTGACATAGCGTGCCGTCCGGGCCTGATCGCGCAGGAAGTCGAGCGTTTCGGGATCGTCCATAAGCGCGATTTGTCCGGGCCCCCCGGGCACGAAGACGATATCGGCCGGCGGGCAGGTCGAAAACGTATGTGTCGGCACAATGGCCAGCCCGTTCGCATCGCGCACCGGATCGAGCGTTTTCCACACCAGATGCAGCTTGAGCTCGGAAAAGCGCGCCATCACCTCGAACGGCCCGGTGAGATCGAGCTGTGTCAGGCGCGGATAGAGCAGCATGGTGACGTTCACAGGCGCACCCTCACGCCCTGAGCGCGAAAAGCTGACCGGCCGAGCGCTCGATCCGGCCGGCCAGTTCGAGTTCGAGCAGCAGGATCTGCATGACCGGGGCCGCAATGCCGGTCGCCTCGATCAGCATGTCGGTGGCCGTGGGGGCATGGCTGAGCGCTGTTATCAGGCGCCCGCGTTCGTCCTCGGATGGGTCCGCCGTGGCGGCGGGGGGAGATGAATCCGTGATCTCTTTTTCGAACAGCGGCAGGCGCGCCGGATCGGCATGGGTGAGTTCGGCGACGATGTCGCGCGCGCCGGTCACCAGTTTTGCGCCCTGCTGGATGAGGTGATTGCCGCCCTCGGCGCGCGGATCGAGTGGCGAGCCGGGCACGGCGAAGACCTCCCGGTCCTGTTCCAGTGCCAGCCGCGCGGTAATCAGCGATCCTGACCGCTTTGCGGCCTCGACGATGACCACGCCAAGGCAGATGCCGGCCACGAGCCGGTTGCGGCGGGGGAAATCGCGGGCGCGGGGCTCCCACCCGAGCGGCATTTCGGTGACCAGCGTGCCGCCCGCCTCGACAATGGCGCGGGCCAGGTCCTCATTTTCGCGGGGATAGATGTGGTCGAGACCGCCAGCCATCACGGCGACGGTCCCGGTTTGAAGCGAAGCGTGGTGCGCCGCCGCATCGATGCCGCGCGCCAGGCCCGAAACGATGACATAGCCTTCGCGCCCCAGATCGGTGGCGAGCAGCTGCGCCATGCGGCGTCCGGCGGCCGAGGCGTTGCGTGCACCCACGATGCCCACTGTCCGCTTGCCGGTCAAAGCGGTGCCACCCATCACGGTCAGAACAGGCGGTGGCCCGGCGACGTGGCGCAGATGGGGCGGATAGTCGGGGTCATTGATTGTAACCAGCCGCGCCCCGATTGCCTCGGTGCGCGCGATTTCGTCTTCGGCCTCGTCCCGGCTCGGGATTCCGACATGCTGGCCGCCGCCGCGCCGGGCCAGATGGGGCAGGGCGTCAAGCGCGGCGTCGGCCGAGCCGAACCGGTTGATGAGCGTGCGGAAGGTTGTCGGCCCGACATTCTCCGAACGGATAAGTCGGAGCCATGAAACGCGCTGGGATGGGGTCAAACTCGAGCGCGTCATCTATTCGGCCTAGCCTTGCCCGGCGTTTTTGCTGCTGCCAACCTTGCTTTCGGTTCCTCTGGCCAGCCGCATGATGTTTTCGCGATGGGTGATGAACAGCACGATCGAAAGGATGCCGGTGACCCAGGTCAGCGGCACGCCTGAAAAGGCGAAGGCAAACATCGGGGCTGTGGCCGCGGCAGTGAGGGCGGCGAGCGAGGAATAGCGCTGAGCGAACAGGATCAGCAGCCAGGTTGCGCAAAAGATCAGCCCGACCACCCAGTTGAGGGCCAGAAGGATGCCGACATAGGTTGCTACACCCTTGCCGCCCTTAAAGCCCAGCCAGACCGGGAAGATGTGGCCCATGAAGGCCGCAACGCCGGCGATCATCGCGGCCTCTTGGCCCCAGAGCCAGTTGGCGACCAGCACGGCCACGGCACCCTTGCCCGCATCGAGGAGCAGGGTTAGCGCCGCGATATCGCGCCGGCCGGTGCGCAGCACATTGGTTGCGCCGATATTGCCCGAACCGATGGTGCGGACGTCTCCGAGCCCGGCTGCTCTGGTGATCACAAATCCGAACGGAACCGAGCCGAGCAGATACCCCAATATAAGGGCCAGCGCATACTGGGTCATGCGAAGGCTTCCTCTCTATAAACAACGCGCCCGCCGACCAGGGTCGCCATGACCTTGCCCGACATGCGGGCGTTCTCGAACGTGGTGTTGGTCGAACGCGAGCGAATGGTAGCTTCCTCGACAATCCATGGATAGTCCGGATCGAAAAGACAAATATCGGCCTTGGCGCCCTTGGCGATCCGCCCGGCCTCTATTCCCAGAATTTCAGCGGGCCGCGCGGTCATGGCGCGCAGAATGGTCATCAGATCGACATCACCTGAATGGACGAGCCGCATGGCGGCGGCCAGCAGGGTCTCGAGCCCGATGGCGCCCGTCGCGGCGTCGGCAAAGGGCTGGCGCTTGCCTTCGGCATCCTGAGGGTCGTGATCGGAGACGATAACGTCGATGGTCCCGTCCTTGAGCGCTTCGACCAGCGCCAGCCTGTCGTCTTCGGTCCGCAGGGGCGGGTTGAGCTTGAAGAAGGTGCGGTACGAGCCGATGTCGTTTTCATTCAGGCACAGATTGTTGATCGAAGCGCCGACCGAAATGGCATTGCTGCGCTGCTTGTAGAATGCAGCCAGTTCGGCGGAACGGGCCGTCGAGATGGCTGCGGCGTGGTAGCGCGCGCCGGTCATCAGGGCCAGTTGCAGGTCGCGGTCGAGCGGGATGGTTTCAGCTTCTGCCGGAATGCCCTTGAGCCCCCGGAAGGTGGCCAGCGGCCCCGAATTCATTACCCCATCGGAAACCAGGTGCGCATCTGCGGGCAGGTGCATGATCGGCATATCGAAATTGGTGGCATAGACCATGGCGGCGCGGATCACCGCGCTGCTCTGGAGCGCTTTGCGCCCCTCGGTAAAGCACACCGCGCCCGCTTCCTTGAGCAGTCCGAATTCGGTGAGGTCCTTGCCCTCGGTGCCCGTGGTGATTGCAGCGGTTGGCAGGACGTTGACGCAGGTGGTCGCCTCGGCATGGCGGGCGATGAATTCGACCAGCGCGCTGTTGTCGATCACAGGTTGGGTGTCGGGCATGACGAGGATCGAGGTGACCCCGCCCGCTGCGGCAGCGCGGCCGGCACTCTTGAGTGTCTCCCGGTATTCGTGGCCGGGCTCGCCGGTAAACACCCGCATGTCGATAAGACCCGGCGCCAGCACCAGCCCTTTTGCATCGATGGTTTCGGCCTTGTCGGGTGCTCCGGGCGCCTTGCCCTCAACGATGTCCGATATGCGCCCGTTTTCGATCAGCACCGCGCCGGTGAAATCGGCATTGCTGGCGGGATCGATGATGCGCGCGTTTTTTATAAGGAAGGGCTTATTCACGGCCTTCCTCCTTGTTGAGCAGCGCATCGAGCACCGCCATGCGCACGGCGACGCCCATCTCGACCTGTTCGGTGATGACCGATTGCGGGCCGTCGGCAATGGCAGGGTCGATTTCCACGCCCCGGTTCATGGGGCCAGGGTGCATGACCAGGGCATCGGCATTGGCTCTGGCCAGCTTGTCGGCATCGAGCCCGTAAAAACGGTAATATTCGCGCACCGATGGGATCAGCTTGCCGCCCGAGGCACGTTCGTTCTGCAGCCGCAGCATCATCACAACGTCGACGCCTTCGAGGCCCTTTTCCATGTCGGTGAAGACTTCCGAGGCCATTTGTTCGACACCGCGCGGCAGCAGCGATTTTGGCGCGATGACCCGCGTACGGGCCTGCATGGCGCCCAGAAGAATAAGGTTCGAGCGGGCAACGCGCGAATTGGCGATATCGCCGCAGATCGCCACGGTCAGCCCGTTCAGCCGCCCCTTGTGGCGGCGGATGGTCAGCGCATCGAGCAGGGCCTGTGTGGGGTGCTCGTGAGCACCGTCACCAGCGTTGAGCACCGCGCATTCGACCTTTTGACTCAGCAATTCCACCGCGCCGGACGATCCGTGCCGCACGACGATGGCGTCGGGCTGCATGGCGTTCAGCGTCGCTGCGGTATCGATCAGCGTTTCGCCCTTGGCCACCGATGATGTGCGCACGGCCATGTTCATCACCGTCGCGCCCAGCCGCTTGCCGGCGATCTCGAAACTCGCCTGAGTGCGGGTCGAATTTTCGAAAAACAGATTGATCTGGGTCTTGCCCGCCAGGCTCGGCAGCGTCTTGCGCTGTCGCGAAATGGGGATCATCGCCTCGGCCCGGTCCAGGAGATCGATGATCTCGACCGGATTGAGCTGGGCGATTCCCAACAAATGCCTGTGGCGGAAAGGAAGAAAGGAACCGGACGCGCCGGCCTGCGTGTCCGAAGATTCTGGCTGTCGTCGTGCCATCTGATGTCCCACTTGCGACTGCCGGTCCCTACCGTATGGCGGCGGGGGCGGCAAGGGTCGCAAGCGAGATTTCTGTGATTCCCGGATTATGGGAGCCCGAGCCCCTCGGCATGTCTGCGCCGCCAGAAAAGCGCGCCGGCGATGCCGAGCAGCAGTTCTGATGTCATCGCAGTTATCAGGCCGGGTCCGGGCGGACCGTCCGCGGCGATCGCCAAGCCTCGTGCTGCGGCATGGCTGAGATAAAAGGCAGCCGCGGTGGCGAGCGGGAGGCGTCGCATATCGGGCCTCAACGCTCCGCGTGCGATAATGAACCCGATCAAGGCGAGCCAAAGTCCTGGCGAACGTAACTCGTTGGCCAGATCGATCGAAGCCGCCGGATCGATACCGTAGCTGCCATAAAAGGCGCCGGGCAGGGCGATCATACCCAGTCCGGTCAGCGCTGCGACCACTCCGGCCAGTAACAGATAGCCGCTTTCGAGCCGGGCGATCATGCTGCCTGCTGCCATGCGCCATTGGCGATTGCGGTGCGAAGATAATCGGCAAAGTCTCGCGGCTCACGCCTCAGCGCGCGCTGAACCCCGTCGCCAAGCCATTCATTGCGTCCGTCGAACACCTCGGCGCAGAGATTGGCGAGAAGATCGGCATCGTCTTTGCCGATGACGGGCAACAGGGCCGCGTGGAAGTCTTCGACGCTGAGCGGGATGTAGGTTACGTCCAGTCCGGATGCGGCCGAAATCTCCCTTGCGACATCGGCAAATGTCATGAGTCGCGGTCCCGTCACCTCATAAGTCTCGCTGGTGTGGCGCTCATCGAGCAGCGCGGCGACGGCCACATCGGCGATGTCGTCGGCGTCCACGAAGGGCTCGAGCCTGTCGTCGGCGGCCAGCGCCAGCGTGCCCGAGAGAACCGAAGGGAGCAGTTGGCCCTCATCGAAGTTCTGGTTGAACCAGCTTGCCCGCACAATGACATGGTCAAGTCCGCTCCGGCGTACCCTGTCCTCGGACAGCTCGGCGCCGTGCTCGCCGCGCCCCGAAAGCAGAACGATCTTGCGAAGTCCTTGAGCCCTAGCGGTCGTGGCGAACCGCTCGATGATTTCGGGTGCGCCGGGAACCGCCAGGTCGGGCACGTAGGTGACAAAGGCACTGTGCATGCCTTCCATGGCTCTTGCCCAGCCTGCCGGGTCCTCCCAGTCGAATACCGGTGCCGTGGAACGCGAAACGGCCCGATGGGGATGTCCGTTGTCGGCAAGGCGGTCGGCGACGCGGGAGCCGATTTTGCCGGTGGCACCGATGACGAGGATTGGATTGTCGATTGGCATTTTCTGTCTCCTGTTGACGATAATGCCAATGTCAGGCGAATGGTCTGGACGAACAATGATTTTTCGACCGGATATATTTGCGGTTCGTCTAAACATGTGGACTATCGGAAAGCGCTGGGTTAGTTTTTGGAGATGGACGATTGCTTTCAACCCGCGCCGCTGGCCGATCCCCTTGGCGAAGTGCTTCACATGTTGCGGCTCACAGGCACGCTCTATTGCCGTGCGACCATGACGGCGCCTTGGGGGATCGTCCTGCCCAGGCTCATCGATTCGATGATCTTCGTGATTGTCACCGCTGGACGCTGCATTGCTGAAATGGACGATGAGAGTGTGCCGCTCTCGGCTGGCACCATGGTGCTGCTTCCGCATGGCGACAGTTTCAAACTGCTGAGCGAGACGGGTGCCCACGCAGAGCCACTGTTCGACCTCCCGGTCGAAAAGATCAGCGAACGCTATGAGTTGATGACCCATGGTGGAGGCGGGGAGATGACGCGCGCCATGGCGGGCGTCGTGCAGTTCGACAGTGTTGCGGGGCAGCGACTGCTGAGCGTTTTGCCACGGGTTATCCGGATCGAGGGATGGGATGAGTCGCTTGGCGATTGGGTGCGGAGCACGCTGGGGCTGATTTCGCGCGAAGCGAGTTCGCTCAGGCCGGGGGGCGAAATCGTCATGACGCGGCTTGCCGATATTCTGGTCATTCAGGGTGTCCGAACCTGGCTCGACTCGGCGCCCGAAAGCGAACAGGGCTGGCTTGCCGCGTTGCGCGATCCGCAATTGGGGCGGGCGTTAGTGGCCATTCATCGCTATCCGCAAACCGACTGGACGCTCGCACAACTGGCCGCCCAGGCGGGTATGTCGCGTTCTGCCTTTTCGGCGCGGTTCAGCGCGCGGCTGGGGCAATCGGCCATGGCCTATCTTGGGCAATGGCGGTTGCATCTGGCCCGGGCGCGGCTCATGGAAACCACCGATCCGTTGGCTATGGTGGCTCGGGCGGCCGGCTATCAATCCGAGGCCGCTTTCAGCCGGGCCTTCCGGCAGTATTTTGGCAAACCTCCGGGTGCAACGCGTCGCTCAGTTGCGGCGTAAACGGTCCAGCGCACCCTGCAAAATGTAGCTGGCGGCCAGCTTGTCGACCACTTCGGCGCGCTTGGCGCGCGAAAGATCGGCTTCAAGCATGGTGCGGGTGACCGCCATTGTGGACATGCGCTCGTCCCAGAAGACGACCGGCAGATCGGTCTTTTGCTTCAGATTCCGCACGAACGCCCTGGCCGATTGGGCGCGGGGCCCCTCGCTGCCATCCATGTTGAGCGGCAGGCCCATGACGATGCCCGTCACATTGTTTTTGGCAATCAATGCCAGGAGGCGCTCCGCGTCCGCGGTAAATTTCGTGCGCTTGATGGTTTCGATCGGCGAGGCCGCCATGCGCAGGGAATCCGAGATCGCCACACCGATGGTCTTCGTACCCAGATCGAGCCCCATCAGCTTGCCCGCAGGACGCAGGTCGGCGAGGGCATAGGGGGCATCGGTCATTTCGAGGTTCCTTGCGGAGATTTCTCTGTCGGCTTATCAGCAGTTTGCGCCGCACTGGCAAGGGAAATGGAATGAAGATCACCTGGTTTGCCGATATGACCTTCCGCGTCCAGATCGCGGGGCGGATCATTGTTACTCATGTCGAGGGCGCTCCCGAGGGGATCGATCGCACCGAACTGATCGCCGGAGCCCAGACAGTTATTTCGGCCCAGAGTTCCGATCTTGCCCAGTTCGACGCCAAAGAATGGCGTCCGCGCCGCCGCCCGCGGCTGATCGACGAAGACGAGGGTGATGAGGGGCTCGACCTTTACCGGTTCGGCGCGCGCAGTCTTGTTGCCTATTCGGTCGATGAGGGGCTGCTGGTGCTCGAAGACGCCGGGGTCGGCGCGCAATGGAATGGGTTCGCGGACAATGGCGTTATCGTCCTCGCCGGATCGGGTGCGCAATGCGCCGCCCACGGCACCGCCTTGCTCGATATCGCCCGGCCGCGCCTCATTGCGCTGGCCGTCGACGATGGAGAGATCGACATCGCCTTCGACGCACTCGTGCCAAACCTGGGCCAGACGAGCCTGATCGTCCTTGAGCCCCGGCTCGCGGTGGAAGTGTAAGACGGATCGATCGAACCCATAAAGCCTTCCGATGGGCGGATTTGCCGATTGCGTTTGCTGGACGCCCATTGCTAAAAGCCCATTCAACACCAAGCTTGCCAGGAGATAGCTATGTCGGTCGACGCCGATACAGTAAGACGCATCGGGCGTCTGGCCCGCATCCGGATCACCGAAGA
Protein-coding regions in this window:
- a CDS encoding aspartate carbamoyltransferase catalytic subunit yields the protein MARRQPESSDTQAGASGSFLPFRHRHLLGIAQLNPVEIIDLLDRAEAMIPISRQRKTLPSLAGKTQINLFFENSTRTQASFEIAGKRLGATVMNMAVRTSSVAKGETLIDTAATLNAMQPDAIVVRHGSSGAVELLSQKVECAVLNAGDGAHEHPTQALLDALTIRRHKGRLNGLTVAICGDIANSRVARSNLILLGAMQARTRVIAPKSLLPRGVEQMASEVFTDMEKGLEGVDVVMMLRLQNERASGGKLIPSVREYYRFYGLDADKLARANADALVMHPGPMNRGVEIDPAIADGPQSVITEQVEMGVAVRMAVLDALLNKEEGRE
- the ruvX gene encoding Holliday junction resolvase RuvX; its protein translation is MTDAPYALADLRPAGKLMGLDLGTKTIGVAISDSLRMAASPIETIKRTKFTADAERLLALIAKNNVTGIVMGLPLNMDGSEGPRAQSARAFVRNLKQKTDLPVVFWDERMSTMAVTRTMLEADLSRAKRAEVVDKLAASYILQGALDRLRRN
- the pyrC gene encoding dihydroorotase; the encoded protein is MNKPFLIKNARIIDPASNADFTGAVLIENGRISDIVEGKAPGAPDKAETIDAKGLVLAPGLIDMRVFTGEPGHEYRETLKSAGRAAAAGGVTSILVMPDTQPVIDNSALVEFIARHAEATTCVNVLPTAAITTGTEGKDLTEFGLLKEAGAVCFTEGRKALQSSAVIRAAMVYATNFDMPIMHLPADAHLVSDGVMNSGPLATFRGLKGIPAEAETIPLDRDLQLALMTGARYHAAAISTARSAELAAFYKQRSNAISVGASINNLCLNENDIGSYRTFFKLNPPLRTEDDRLALVEALKDGTIDVIVSDHDPQDAEGKRQPFADAATGAIGLETLLAAAMRLVHSGDVDLMTILRAMTARPAEILGIEAGRIAKGAKADICLFDPDYPWIVEEATIRSRSTNTTFENARMSGKVMATLVGGRVVYREEAFA
- a CDS encoding DJ-1/PfpI family protein — its product is MNVTMLLYPRLTQLDLTGPFEVMARFSELKLHLVWKTLDPVRDANGLAIVPTHTFSTCPPADIVFVPGGPGQIALMDDPETLDFLRDQARTARYVTSVCTGSLVLAAAGLLKGRRATCHWTSLDQLALFGVTPVAERVVIDGDVITGAGVTSGIDFALSLSAQLFGQERARMTQLGMEYDPQPPFTGGSPRTASETDLTQAMEAIRPFIEKRRKASQAAAEKLQ
- the plsY gene encoding glycerol-3-phosphate 1-O-acyltransferase PlsY, with amino-acid sequence MTQYALALILGYLLGSVPFGFVITRAAGLGDVRTIGSGNIGATNVLRTGRRDIAALTLLLDAGKGAVAVLVANWLWGQEAAMIAGVAAFMGHIFPVWLGFKGGKGVATYVGILLALNWVVGLIFCATWLLILFAQRYSSLAALTAAATAPMFAFAFSGVPLTWVTGILSIVLFITHRENIMRLARGTESKVGSSKNAGQG
- a CDS encoding DUF4345 domain-containing protein, encoding MAAGSMIARLESGYLLLAGVVAALTGLGMIALPGAFYGSYGIDPAASIDLANELRSPGLWLALIGFIIARGALRPDMRRLPLATAAAFYLSHAAARGLAIAADGPPGPGLITAMTSELLLGIAGALFWRRRHAEGLGLP
- a CDS encoding SDR family oxidoreductase, yielding MPIDNPILVIGATGKIGSRVADRLADNGHPHRAVSRSTAPVFDWEDPAGWARAMEGMHSAFVTYVPDLAVPGAPEIIERFATTARAQGLRKIVLLSGRGEHGAELSEDRVRRSGLDHVIVRASWFNQNFDEGQLLPSVLSGTLALAADDRLEPFVDADDIADVAVAALLDERHTSETYEVTGPRLMTFADVAREISAASGLDVTYIPLSVEDFHAALLPVIGKDDADLLANLCAEVFDGRNEWLGDGVQRALRREPRDFADYLRTAIANGAWQQAA
- the dprA gene encoding DNA-processing protein DprA; this encodes MTRSSLTPSQRVSWLRLIRSENVGPTTFRTLINRFGSADAALDALPHLARRGGGQHVGIPSRDEAEDEIARTEAIGARLVTINDPDYPPHLRHVAGPPPVLTVMGGTALTGKRTVGIVGARNASAAGRRMAQLLATDLGREGYVIVSGLARGIDAAAHHASLQTGTVAVMAGGLDHIYPRENEDLARAIVEAGGTLVTEMPLGWEPRARDFPRRNRLVAGICLGVVIVEAAKRSGSLITARLALEQDREVFAVPGSPLDPRAEGGNHLIQQGAKLVTGARDIVAELTHADPARLPLFEKEITDSSPPAATADPSEDERGRLITALSHAPTATDMLIEATGIAAPVMQILLLELELAGRIERSAGQLFALRA
- a CDS encoding AraC family transcriptional regulator, which codes for MLRLTGTLYCRATMTAPWGIVLPRLIDSMIFVIVTAGRCIAEMDDESVPLSAGTMVLLPHGDSFKLLSETGAHAEPLFDLPVEKISERYELMTHGGGGEMTRAMAGVVQFDSVAGQRLLSVLPRVIRIEGWDESLGDWVRSTLGLISREASSLRPGGEIVMTRLADILVIQGVRTWLDSAPESEQGWLAALRDPQLGRALVAIHRYPQTDWTLAQLAAQAGMSRSAFSARFSARLGQSAMAYLGQWRLHLARARLMETTDPLAMVARAAGYQSEAAFSRAFRQYFGKPPGATRRSVAA